The region GAAGAtgagtatattttttaaaattttttttataaattaaaaacgGGCTCGGGAATTTTTCGTCTCCGGATAATCTCCTTGGGGATGGGAATAGTGGGAGAAAGCCGGGGCGGGGATGGGTATGCCCCCGCCCCCACCTTGCCCCGTTGACATCTCTACTATGAACAAAAATAGGGGAACAAGGATGGGGATGGGGGAAACCCATCTCTACTATGGACAAAAATTGGCGCTTAGTTGGCTGAAAGATAATCTTTATTCCCACTGCCAGCTTGAAACTGATGCACTTCTTGTTACTCAGGGTCTCACCTCTCCCAACTTTGACTCTCATTTTGATCTCATTTTATTAGATGTAAAAGATTTACTGTCATCCCTTCCGGATGTTTATATCTCTCATGTCAAACGTTCAGCGAATCGGATTGCCCACTTGTTAGCCCGGGAATCCCTTTCTTTGTCTGATTGTCAGGCGTGAACTATTACCCCGCCTCCTTTCATTGTGAACTCTCTATCTACGGACCTTTATTAATGAATTTgcttttattctcaaaaaaaaaaagtaaaaaatattatttttgaaagaagtaaaatagattttatatttaaaattttaaaattaaaatgaacattttgttttgattttcgTACACAGGTTTTTACGTAATTTCGCGACGTTGCGCTTTAGAGTCCAGTGTCCACAAGGAAGAACTAAAATGGCGGCGGTAGAGAGTTTCAGTGTACAAGcaattttctgggatttgaatACAGTCTTAGATTATTCTTTATCTccgtttatatattttgaataacaAATTGTGAAAACCAAGATCAGGGGGTTTTGCTTCTTGGAATAAAACCgagaattaaaattttcttctaAAGAAAATGGATAGTAGCAACATTAGCAATGGCGGTAGTTTGGATCAAACATTGTTGGATGGAAAGTTGCATCGTCAAGTCGATATTCTTATTGTTGCTCATCTTCGTGACAACAATCTCAATCAGGTACtttctttgtggttcttgagaaagtttaatttcttttgttcaGTGATGTTTGGTAGATTTGATATTGTATCTTTAGTGATGCTTGGTATATATTTGATTCAGTGGAAATTTTTgcaaatattgttattatagtAGAAAAGAATTTTAGAATGTGAGCATGGAAAAAGATGGTCTATATCTTTGTGCATTTGCATAAGTATTGGCATTGGGAAGTTGTTTTTGAACTGAAATTGGATTTTATGGATTTTTAACGGAAGACTGAGTCGTGATTTTCTGAACCTGCATCAGTCTATTTTGGATGATTAGGGAAACCCCACAACCCTTTCGGGCGTAGGTAAACCCTGTCTTGTGATTCTTAaataaaccagcctaggttacccatagctgacctcGTTAAACCAAGGGGCCAacgattcgaactcgtgaccttgtggttacaagagTGGATTTCTTGCCATCTTGGTTGGGGTTACCCTGCAACCTGCATCAGTTTGTTATTAGGGATGATGGTATATTTTGCTGTGTTTGTTGATGAGTAGGTGTTTATGGAGGTTTAGTAATGATTATTACTACTACCATTACCAACTTGAAAATTAAGCTTTGGGACAATTGCAAGGTGATCCATATTTCACATTGTAGCAAAGGGATTATGAGAAAGCACAAGCTGATATAGCAACTCTCGTTCAGAAGCAACCTTGTACCGTAATTCTTAAGATCAAAATTACACAttgttattgaattttcaaCTTCAATCGTTCACCCATGTGCATAACTTTTTTATGCCAGTAAACTAAATTTAGTAATGCTTGTAATAGTTGTTTGAAAAGCTTCTCAAAATAAGTACATGTTCAATAAAAGGAGACAATTTctgagaaaatttttaaaaaggcaCATCTTCTTGACCCTGGTATGAATATGCACGTAAAGTCCCATTCGTCATGCTAAAATAGGAACCTCCATTATGTCTTTAAAGCACATGATGGAGTTTAACTTGATTGACAGTTTAAGGCTTATGTAATGTAGTTGTGATTTGTAGTGATTTTCTACCATTCTAGCCTCCTTCCCAAATAAATTTAAGTCCTTATATACCACATGCTCCTGATATTATAGTCATCACCATCCAAATGAACTGGCTTACCCTGATTCTACACCTTATTGCGTACACCTATTTGCAGccaattgtttttaatttgctaGTAGGCCAACCACATCCTATGTGCAACACTTTCTTTGAGTATTCAACTCGATCTTCTGACACTGCTAATCTCCAATTTGGATCACACATGCTTCCTGAATAGTTCTTCAAAAGAACAGGTTAGAAACCCTAGAAGTAAAAGCCCTATGGTTGTTTAACGGTTTCTAGTTCGATAGCCATTTAGAAATAGGGCATTTTGAAATGAATGGATTTCTTTAGAAGTGGGTTAGGGAGATTTTAATCAGACAAATCAGTATAACCATATTTAGTTCGTGAAGATGAGGTAAGGACTAGGGAGACGATTTGAATTACTTTTGAGTGTTTAAAGAAGAACCATAAGTTGGAGCTTCTACCCCTTTTCATTTGGAGCAGAGTGAATGAAAACACATTTAAAGCTTTTGATTCTTTTGAATATTACTAACTGGGTTGAAAATTGCTAGGTATATACACAAAAACATGTGCAGCCAAAATGCTTATGAGGACATGTTAGAATTTAGATAGgatgtagaaaaaaaaattatttttcagacAGTTTACAGGAGTGTTATACTTCAAAACACTACAAGACATTCTATTAATTAAATAGGCTGCAGTCAGAACAGCCTCACCCCAAAAGTATGTCTTGAGATAACACTTCTCAATTGCAAGAAGAGGCTTTAAGCCAATAATGTGTCCACACATCTCATTAAACTCAACATTATGAGGCTGTTTGGGGATTTCCcaccaattaaattcctagGGAATGTGTTTGTTGGGAGCAACTTTGCTGGGAAAATTAGTTAACATGTTAGGTGTTACTAGACATAGCAATtaaattccttgaaaattatttCAGCATTTAGTTTGTCTAAACTTCCCAAGGATTTTGTTAAATCTCCAATATACGCTTGCCACGTGCAAACAACAATAAAGTAATTAGATAAATTTACacattttgggaaaaagaaTCTGGACACCCTAACTTTAAAATAAGTTTCCCACCTTTAAAGGAATCGCATTTTTAGTTCACTCTAACTTTTCGAAGTCAAAGCGCAACCAAAGATGCTAATAACTTTCTCACCTTTCAAATTGCTAGGAAAACTTTCCTGGCTACCAAACAGCCTCTAAGTCTCCcaataaacttaaaaatcaacttcTACCGGTCTTGTAGTGCTTCTTTTCATCTACTGACTTCTACTCATAATTGGCTAAAAGTTTAAGGTCTTGCACAGTTCTAATAAGAGAATTGAAGTAGTTTGTGATTCTCACCTTGGCCAATGTTTATAAGTTAGTTCATATTCTTAGGATTGCTTCTCAAGGTCTGAGTTCATCAGGTTCCCATTGCCCCAGAGTTCCATTGCCAGTGAATAACAGATGTGATAAGAACTGATGTCTTCGACCATTGAATTCGGATGCCAAATCATGACCATAGAGTTCTTGAAGTATCAAGTTGTGAAGGCCTGATCATCTTTATTTGGCTTCTTCAAATCACCCATAAGGTTCCAAATCTTCCATGCCCCTTGATGTACATTTGGACATACCACAACAACCATAAGAAATTGTCACCATTTAATTAACCTGTAAACTTGTTGCTGGAAAATATTCTTATTCATACTACTTCATTGGAGAGGGATACAACAATTTATTGACAAAGGAAGCCACCAAAATAGGATAAAATTACCTAACACTTGAAAAATGGGAATAAGTGACTAATTTCTGTATTAAAATTGATTCCTACATGTAAAGTAGGGAACAAATTCTTGTTATAAATTAGGAAGCTAAAAGAGATATAATACTATAGCACCAGAGAACtgataaaagtaaattaaaaacttTCCTTTTCTACAtggtaatatttatttttactttaggATAAAATCTAGATTTGCCTTGTGAGTGGACTCATTTGTTCCCAACATATTCTGGGAAGAGAGTGATTTGCACATTGCTCTATAAGTTTTGTTTCTGTGTTTTCTCAACTAAAGCTGTTGGTCTGAAGGTTGAGATCTAAAATACTCATTTTCAGGCCGCAAGAGCCGTTGCATCAGCTACAATGACACCATTGACTGTTGAAACTCCTCCTAATAGGCTACTTGAATTGGTTGCAAAGGTATGTATTGTTTATTAATGGTTGCCATTGTTACATCTCATTTCAtggtttatttttttctcctactTCAGAGTAGGGAAATTGGTCAAAATTGACATCTTGAAGTTCCAAGTGGTTAACAGGGTCTTGCAGCTGAGAAGGGTGAAGTGTTGAGAGGAGTTTCTTCAGCTGCACCTTTTGATCAAACTCTAGCTACTGGATATGGCTCCACACCAGCTCCTCGGGCAATTTCTGTTGATTTTAGGCAATAATTTCCACCAAACTGTAGTAGCTTACAATCTTTTGAACTGAGCCATCACCATGAAATGCTtctttatatgattttttttttaaattttatattttttattggttgaatatttgttgtttgttttttgtttttggagcTGATAATTTTGCTCTATAAGAGTAGTATATGCATTATTGCTAAATATCTGAGTATGGTTAAGATAGCTGATAATGTGTTCATCTTCCTAAACAGTACGGCACATGACACCAAAGGCTCATcaaaaaattttccaaaacATGAAAGTCGACATATTTCTGAGCACAAGGTATGTGGGTACCTTCAGCAAATTTTGCTTCGTAAAATTAGGTTCATCTTTGTTTTTACTGCTTAAGTTAATTGAAAACCTGCTTAATGCAATTATATCtaacaaaataattcaatttattgTAGAGTATTGCTAGATGTGCAAGATTTAGTTGTGATGGAAGGTTTCTTGCTACCGGAAGTGCAGACCCGTCAATCAAACTCTTTGAAGTATTGTTCTCTCTTGTTCTTTTTAtcatctttttctttattttgtcctttatttattttggtgctTATGAGCTGCAATCTTCTTGTGAAGGTTTCAAAAGTCAAACAAATGTTGCAGTCAGACTCAAGAGATGGTCCAGTGAGGCCAGTTATACGAACATTCTATGATCATACACaagtaattcttttttttttgttgcagtTTAGATGATGTTCACTGTCATTGAGTAATGATTGCTAGTTACcctatgattttcttttttcatttcccTAAATTATCCTTATTTATGTTCTGAGTTTGAATCAGAAAATTTAGTTTCAGTGTTAACCATTTTGGTTGACTATAACCAATCATTAAATTGACATAATGTGATTGGTGTGAAGAGTGTTCTGCATGATGGAAGAGTGGTATGCTGAATGCTTTGAGACTCTAAGTGATTGAACTGTTCTAATAATACAAGTGGATAtttggatgacgagggaaaccccacAACTCTTTCGAGTGTGAGTAAACCCCacattgtgaccctagccggtaaaggaccacaaagaagtaaaccagcctaggtggCTAACCGGTTCAAACCAAGGGTGCAAGGatttgaactcatgaccttgtggttacaagtgtggATCTCTTACCATCTTGGGTGGGGTTATACCCCCTACAAGTGGATATTTGTTAATATTCGTGGtggataaaaatataaaataattttctttaccCATTATGATGTTCTTGTACGTGCTTCAATAATCATATCTCATTGTGATTGTGGAGTCTGGAATTCCCCTGCTTACCTACTTTCTTTTTGACACTTCTGCAGCCAATTAATGATTTAGATTTTCATCCTCAAAATGCAGTTGTGATTTCTGGGGCAAAAGATCACACCATCAAGTATGAGTTTAGTTTTTCAGTATATCCTTCTATAGTTCTGTTCTAGACTGTTTTATTTTCCAATTATTGATTCCCACTGCCCCAATAAGGCTGTCCAGCTtaatatctattttttatttcaaaacttTAACATAAGAATATGAAAACTACATGGGGCAATTAAGGTGGAATAGAGgaggtataatttaattgtaatgaTACCTGGAGACTTCTTCAATTATAAGTGAAATAATCAGACTTCTTGCTATCATTAAAAGGAATCTCCCATTGATTATGCAGTAAAATGCTTTCTTCCTTTCTTGCAGATTCTTTGATTATTCAAAACCAGTAGCAAAGAGAGCATTTAGAGTTATTCAGGTCTCTTGGGCTTCCTTGtccaattcaatcatcaattttaaagaaatttctTAGTAAATAGATCTTTATTTGTGGTATTACAGTCCCTTTCATAAAGGTTCagatttcatattttgtcaggATACTCATAATGTAAGGTCTGTGTCAATTCACCCTTGTGGAGATTATCTTCTGGCAGGCAAGTAAAGTTCTCTTGACATTAAATTATGAGCAATTCTTGGGTTTTCTAGGGCCAATAATGCTACTCCCATAATTTTCAAGTTAATCTCTCTGTGAATTCAAAACCCCCATCAATTGCTCTTGGAAAATCAAATATTCTTTAATCTTCTGTTAAAATACGTTGTGCTACACTTGATGTTTGCTTTCAACTCGTAAATTACTCTTAGAGAACCTCATATCCTTAGGAAATATGATATGTTGTACGTGACTTTTGCTTTAACTCTTTGCTCTAGACAACTAAGAGATTTTATAAGATGCATGGAAAATGGATTTTGTGCGCTTaaagttttaataaataaaagaaactcAAAGTGAACTGTGGCTTTTACTGATGCTAGGAACTTTAAAGATCATCAAGCTGAATAACTGGTCTGGTCTTTAGATGCTTTCTGcagaaaaagtaaattatagaGTAAAAATATACGTTTTTCTTATCATGTTTAAGATGTGGTGTTAGATTCAGACTAAAATTCTTCCAAACTTTACAGTGGCTAAAAGATTCTCTAGTGTTTCCCCTCATAGTTAAGTAAAGAATACTGAGTCTtagacttttttgttttttgtttttttttttaaatactattctttataaggtagtatatgttctatacttaAACATTTTCAGCCCAAAGAATCTAAGCCCCCACCACTTGGGCTCGAACCTATGACCACTCATTTGGAATCGTTACCGAGATGCCATTACACTACATGGTAGTTGGCACTGAGTCTTAGATTCTTAATTGCTAAATTGCTGCATTACTGATTTTTCTTAAATTGACGTCTGACAAGGGTACTTACAGGAACTGATCACCCCATCCCTCATTTATATGACATCAATACTTTTCAATGTTACCTGCCATTGAATTTCCAAGACAGTATTGTTAATGGAGCCATAAATCAGGTAGAGTCTGCATTTTGATAGGCTTTACGCCATAAAAGTTGATTACTTGATCACTTTCTCTGTTTATCAGGTTAGGTATTCACAAAATGGTGGCATGTATGTCACGGCATCCAAAGATGGTGCTATTCGGTTGTGGGATGGCATAACTGCCAGTTGTGTCCGATCCATAGATGGTGCACACGGAAAAGTCGAAGCTACAAGTGCAAACTTTACGAAGGATCAAAGGTAAGGAGATATTGAAAGATAAAAAGACCAAGTTTCATCTCAAGCTAGCGATTCTTGAATACATTTAACGAGGAACATTCTCGTGAAAAGAATAAATACAATAACAAATAACGTAATGATGTGACAGCAGAGAGGAGAAAAGGCTCCTGCTTACTACAGTTGCTACAAAACTTATTTGTTTGCCCTAATCTAAAGCGGAGTATTCTTTTCCTTCTTTGTCATAAGCTGTTCTTGCTAACTACATCCTGCATTGGTACCTCCTTTATTGAGTAATGTATTCTTGAGTGCACTGCCACAGTATAGCATAGTGTTATGTTTGGTACAGAGTTTACCATTTTATGTTATTGGGCAGAGCACAGATTAAGGttgcaattttttaaagattgaAAGGcttggcgggtggagaataacaactacccgccagttaggcggaagcaaagATGAATAATCAAGGAATGAGAAAATGTATATAATACTGAAAGGTTACGATATATTACTATAATTCTATGTTTCTAATGAAGAaacatagtacatatatatacagataCATAACTGTTAATTGAAGCACCTATTCATAAACAGGCACAACCCTATAGACAGACATAACCCTTTGTTTTCCAACATTTAGGTATGTCCTCTCTTGTGGGAAAGACTCTTCTGTGAAGCTTTGGGAAGTTGGCACAGGAAGATTGGTCAAACAGTATCTTGGAGCTGTACATACGCAGTTGCGGTTCCAGGTAAAAGCCAGCTTAACATGACACATTTTGTAGAGACTCGGAACCCACCCGTGTCCGCTTTTGTATGAATTGAATCCCTTTTTGGAATAGACATAAGCTTCTCCCTTTTGCATGCATTCTATTAAAACTTTTTGGTGGCTTGAATCTGAGAATTTTTCAAATGTACAAAGAGATAGAGCTGCAGTTCTCAAGTTTATAGATTGTCCTTGAATGTTGGGTGTTATGCCTCCATGAACTTATCTTGAGCATTAAAGGGTAGCAAATGCTTTCATATTCCATGTCtaaatctatctatatatagattatatttatatttatttctgCGACTAATAAAAATACCGAGAACATGAATTGTAGTTCGGGACACTTGCTTGcttcaatatatattattattgtcttATGTTCATGTGTTTGATGCAGGCTGTTTTCAATGATACGGAAGAATTTGTGCTATCCATAGATGAATCAAGCAATGAAGTTAGTTTTCATTGTTCAATTCTTTAATCTGATCCACCAACTCAAAGGGTATTTAACAGCTTAACATTGGTCTCAGATTGTTGTATGGGATGCTCTGACAACCGAGAAAGTGGGTAGATTGCCCTCCAGCCATGTTGGCATTCCGCGTTGGATTGAGCATTCTCCAACTGAGGCAGCCTTTTTTTCATGTGGAATTGACCAGTCTGTACGGTTCTGGAGAGAGGCAGTTTAGTtctatgaagaagaagaaaccgggATCGTCACTCTACACCAATGACATGTATGCCAGCGGGAAAGCAAGCGAAAGAAAGAGGTCCGGGCTTCTGCTAGATTGGCTGCAAGATTGTTGGGTGGATGTTGAACTAATATTGATCTTTTTCTGTTTCTGCCCAAGATTGTTTCTATTAGAAGGCTGGTTTTAGGGTCGTTATAATCCATTTAGATTCAAATTTGTTAGTATATACTCTGCAGGCTAGGGTTCCATTGATAATAGGATGACTTTGTGATCCAGGGTAGCTAGGGATGGAAAGTTTAATGAGGATGGATCAATACCctttagggggcgtttggttcaggcTTAGTAAATGAAAGAATTACGGTGACTCAATGACGTATGACGTGGAAGGAATAATGTCCAATGTCTAAAGGGGTCACCTAATTGTACAGAGGACTATAGTCCTCACAAACTTGTGTGGACAATGATCTTAAAGTGAAattgtaatagaattaaaatggtatattagtgttgttataataaaattagtgtgTGGAAAATAAACGAAAATACAGAGcaatattgttaaatgaaacttaagtgtaattaaaatgagatGGTCCACATTGCTACATGACCATAGTCCACAGTAAATTTTGTCGGGGACACTACATTGGGTATGGGGGTTTTGACTGAAATGGATGAATTTGTTGTTTATTGACATAAATAGGCAACTTATAAAACTtgaataaaagaagaaaaaattggtTTGGGAAGAGTTTCTAATAAAAAACATCAAGTCTCAAGTTTGtcaatttttagaaattatttttctttcactTTAAATATAATCTTGCGTTTCTCAATATATATACTCCTAACGTAAGTGGGAGTTATGTTTGCACTATGAACGTAAGTGGGAAAAAAGGCTTCTCCATCTCCGGATCTGTTCCTCTTCTTTAATCTGCATGGACTCGCGGCCTTGGGATTTCGTCTCGTGTTTCAGATCCTTACCGGCATAAACGCCATCCCATGTTGTTTCAGAGCATGGGTTTTGGAGGAAAAGCATCGTTGTATTCCTCTGCTTTAACCGACGCCGTTCTGGCCTCCTCCACCTTCATTTCCACAGCCACAGTAGATAGGTGGGGCCGCAGAGCTTTTCTCATTGCCCGAGGCATACAAATGGGTATTTGTCAGATAATAGTTTTTGGTGGGGGCGGGATCCTTTGCTATTGTGGTTGAGTGATGGGTCTTGGAGGTAGCGGCGAATTAAAAAGCTCTACAATTTTTCTTCATCTCTCCAACTTTCTCCATGAGAACTTGAGTGTTACCCAGCTTGATCAAAGCATCAGCAAAGCTCTTCTAGAAGAGATTTTGATTAGATGTTAAACACGTCACAATCCTTGCGCTGCGCTAGACCTATCCAACGCAAGCGCTTGATCAATTTTCAGCATCCATTTTCTCACCCTTCGTACAAAAATACATAGCACAAAGGCAACTCCAACTTGCATTTCACGTATATATAGCAAGTGGGACTTGCATCTTGTAtttaaagtgaaatttaaaaaaaaaaattaacaaactcGTTTGGGActtactttatttaattttttattttttttttgagtacgagacttactttatttattattattattagtattattattattattattattattatttttaccttTTAACTCAAGTTCCAAATAAGTTGttcttttccttcttttacCTAAGTTTTTAAAGTTACCTATTTATGTCAACAAATCAAGAAATTCTCCCATTTCAGTCAAAAGTGGGTATGACTCCCAAGGGGATATTATGACAGGTAGGGTGGGTAGTACTTATAAAATCAGTGGCATCCGCTTGCTATACCCACCCACGTACACTATGACTCTATGAGTTGCTTTTTGCTACCTGATTATTTGTTGAAGGAGATTGAATCAATGGTAGCTTAGCTTGATTTTGTTGGGGAAATAGGTGGGAGGGAAAACTAGTATCCATTGGGAGACTTGTATGGGTGAAATGGGTTTTAAGACTTCAAAGCTTTCAGTATAAGCTATATTGTTAAAAGTAGGGGGTGGAGAATTACCACGAATCCAACAAGGTTACTTCCAATGTACAAAACTCtttatttagaaataaaattctattgtttaaaaaaaaacaaaagaaaagaaaaagagagtataaacttgattattattaattaatacaatgttttttaaaagttttagaAATAACATAGTTTGTCCCTTCTTTCTTGATCTATACATATCATCACTGGTATCAATCATACAATAAGATTCCTCAAAATTAACTTGACTAATACCACTGGTATCAACTAATATGCTCCCAGCGTGCAAAATCATgaaaatagaatttaattaACACCACAAGCTGATAGCTTAGGGGGGTCTTTAAGCGCCTTAagtataaaaagaaattgaaaccTGTGAATGAAACAAAATTTAATTACCAATGATGATCTTGCTAAAGCTTTCAAGTGACTTTAATCTCTCATCCTTCTTctaaagaattgaaattatagcTTTCAACCTCTTGAAAGCTTCAACACTGGACCTTATAGCTATGTCGGGATTTAGCTGGAATCAATCAACCTTCAACAGCtcctcgtttttttttttttcctgaaaaaCCATGCAATATCTAGaaagattttctttttgttcCTCACGAACATAGTTATGTTTGTTTCTGAAACATTTCAATCATTCCTCACAAATAGTTACAAATATGATTTAAAGCAGGAAAA is a window of Ipomoea triloba cultivar NCNSP0323 chromosome 11, ASM357664v1 DNA encoding:
- the LOC115997131 gene encoding cleavage stimulation factor subunit 50-like, whose product is MDSSNISNGGSLDQTLLDGKLHRQVDILIVAHLRDNNLNQAARAVASATMTPLTVETPPNRLLELVAKGLAAEKGEVLRGVSSAAPFDQTLATGYGSTPAPRAISVDFSTAHDTKGSSKNFPKHESRHISEHKSIARCARFSCDGRFLATGSADPSIKLFEVSKVKQMLQSDSRDGPVRPVIRTFYDHTQPINDLDFHPQNAVVISGAKDHTIKFFDYSKPVAKRAFRVIQDTHNVRSVSIHPCGDYLLAGTDHPIPHLYDINTFQCYLPLNFQDSIVNGAINQVRYSQNGGMYVTASKDGAIRLWDGITASCVRSIDGAHGKVEATSANFTKDQRYVLSCGKDSSVKLWEVGTGRLVKQYLGAVHTQLRFQAVFNDTEEFVLSIDESSNEIVVWDALTTEKVGRLPSSHVGIPRWIEHSPTEAAFFSCGIDQSVRFWREAV